The following are from one region of the Paenibacillus sp. JZ16 genome:
- a CDS encoding LacI family DNA-binding transcriptional regulator, translating into MKTKVTIQEIADFTGVSKFAVSRALSGKSGVSPQTRDMILKAAGQLGYFKDQPNQAAGKNQQLQDPENRKWAGAVLVLFPNVRYQNRESLYWGPVFDGISTRLNQKGLDILTLTEPSNDHMFTLLNPQGILGIVTVGSVSTQNLMDIKKLNIPVVMVDHMDPAFQSDTVFTDNMHSMKQIMTKLISRGYKKYQFIGNIEDAQSFYERWIGFSSALADYKIEHRQLPSLISPEIENIHAALEKVLAGSELPEVFVCANDITAMFAMEALRKQGIDVPGRVQVTGFDNMYDNLPIMATVNIDKELLGMRAVDQLLWRILNPDSNYERLLIQADVIVRDLNNATRDTDEM; encoded by the coding sequence ATGAAAACGAAAGTGACGATTCAGGAAATTGCCGATTTCACGGGCGTATCTAAATTCGCGGTATCCCGTGCTTTGTCGGGAAAGTCGGGCGTCAGCCCGCAGACCAGGGACATGATTCTGAAGGCAGCGGGGCAACTGGGGTACTTTAAGGATCAGCCGAATCAAGCCGCGGGGAAAAACCAGCAGCTTCAAGATCCGGAGAACAGAAAATGGGCGGGAGCGGTGCTTGTTCTATTCCCTAATGTCCGTTATCAAAATCGGGAATCCCTCTATTGGGGACCGGTGTTTGACGGCATATCTACTCGCCTGAATCAGAAGGGGCTGGACATTCTCACGCTGACGGAGCCATCGAATGACCATATGTTCACTCTGCTAAATCCCCAGGGCATTCTCGGGATTGTGACGGTGGGCTCGGTATCCACCCAAAATTTAATGGATATCAAGAAGCTGAACATTCCCGTGGTCATGGTGGACCACATGGACCCGGCTTTTCAATCGGACACGGTATTCACCGACAATATGCACAGCATGAAACAAATCATGACCAAGCTGATCAGCAGAGGGTATAAAAAGTATCAGTTCATCGGCAATATCGAAGATGCCCAGAGCTTTTACGAGCGCTGGATCGGCTTCTCGTCCGCGCTGGCCGATTACAAAATCGAACATCGTCAGCTGCCTTCCCTGATCAGCCCGGAGATTGAGAATATACACGCAGCGTTAGAAAAGGTCCTTGCCGGAAGCGAGCTTCCGGAAGTGTTTGTTTGCGCCAACGATATCACCGCCATGTTCGCAATGGAGGCGCTCAGGAAACAGGGCATCGACGTACCGGGCCGCGTACAGGTGACTGGATTTGATAATATGTACGATAACCTGCCGATTATGGCAACCGTCAACATCGATAAGGAACTGCTCGGGATGCGTGCCGTCGATCAATTGCTATGGCGGATATTGAACCCGGATTCCAATTACGAGCGGCTTTTAATTCAAGCGGACGTCATTGTTAGGGATTTGAATAACGCAACACGCGATACGGATGAAATGTAA
- a CDS encoding putative RNA methyltransferase, with amino-acid sequence MIKKARKFSIHEKMFQCPICGGAMKVERMASLECENGHCYDISRQGYVNLLNHSSKTKYDKALFEARRTISGSGFFGPIVEAVTTRLIQELKSQESVKPVRLLDAGCGEGSHLSAILRKLREQRMVPDVLGVGMDIAKEGVVTAAKTFPDPMWCVADLSQSPFADQQFDYILNILSPANYSEFRRLLMSDGMLVKVIPGSMYLQELRALLYTGTGKETYSNDGTMELFIRHFGRIEFEELRYRVILDSEQMKQLIHMTPLSWGISDELIERIPDGEMEVTADFTLLYGWI; translated from the coding sequence TTGATAAAAAAAGCACGAAAATTTTCGATACACGAGAAGATGTTTCAATGCCCGATTTGCGGCGGTGCCATGAAGGTAGAACGGATGGCCAGCCTGGAATGCGAGAACGGGCACTGCTATGATATATCCAGACAGGGATACGTAAACCTGTTGAACCATTCATCCAAAACCAAATACGATAAAGCCTTGTTTGAGGCTCGAAGAACGATCAGCGGCAGCGGCTTTTTCGGCCCCATAGTAGAAGCGGTAACGACTCGCCTGATCCAGGAACTGAAGTCCCAGGAATCCGTGAAGCCCGTAAGACTGCTTGATGCAGGCTGCGGGGAGGGCTCCCATCTATCCGCCATTTTACGTAAGCTTCGGGAGCAGCGAATGGTGCCGGACGTTCTCGGTGTGGGTATGGATATTGCCAAAGAGGGAGTTGTAACGGCTGCCAAGACATTTCCGGACCCTATGTGGTGCGTGGCCGACCTGTCTCAGAGCCCGTTTGCCGACCAACAGTTTGATTACATTTTGAATATTCTGTCCCCGGCTAATTATTCGGAGTTCAGGCGGCTGCTAATGAGTGACGGAATGTTGGTGAAGGTAATTCCGGGGAGCATGTATTTGCAGGAGCTTCGCGCTTTGCTTTATACAGGTACAGGTAAAGAGACGTATTCCAATGACGGCACGATGGAGCTGTTCATCCGTCACTTTGGACGGATCGAATTCGAAGAGCTTCGGTATCGCGTCATTCTGGATTCCGAGCAGATGAAGCAACTGATTCACATGACGCCGTTATCCTGGGGCATTTCAGATGAGCTTATTGAACGGATACCGGATGGAGAGATGGAGGTAACCGCCGACTTCACACTTCTGTATGGATGGATATGA
- a CDS encoding VOC family protein, whose translation MTLRLNPYLIMDGNAKEAIQFYEKALDAQVVMVQTFGEMPTNPDFPLPESARDRVSHALLKVGETDLMFSDTFPGQPVESSNQVQICIMTDPPEHAKRFYEALLEGGQVVMPLQETFWSPAYGIVADKYGVYWNISTEVEAQK comes from the coding sequence ATGACACTTCGATTGAATCCGTATCTCATTATGGATGGGAATGCTAAGGAAGCTATTCAATTCTATGAAAAAGCGTTGGATGCCCAGGTCGTTATGGTTCAGACCTTCGGCGAAATGCCGACGAACCCTGATTTTCCGCTGCCGGAGAGCGCGAGGGATCGCGTTTCCCACGCTTTGCTGAAGGTAGGAGAGACGGATCTGATGTTTTCGGATACATTTCCCGGTCAACCGGTTGAATCCAGCAATCAGGTTCAGATCTGCATCATGACCGACCCACCCGAACACGCGAAGCGGTTCTACGAAGCGCTGCTTGAAGGTGGCCAGGTGGTTATGCCGCTGCAGGAGACGTTCTGGAGCCCGGCCTACGGGATCGTTGCGGACAAATACGGCGTATACTGGAATATTTCAACCGAAGTTGAAGCGCAGAAGTAG